The Candidatus Arthromitus sp. SFB-mouse-Japan genome includes a region encoding these proteins:
- the ppaX gene encoding pyrophosphatase PpaX, with protein MIKAVLFDLDGTLINTNELIIESFEHTFEILKNEYPNRDEIISWFGEPLFVTMGKFFDDVDEAIDVYREFNLKYHDERISLYDNTKEVLNALNKKGYKVAIVTSKNKSTAIRALELLGIKDYFDVIVTSDDVQNHKPHKEPVLSACDLLSISPNEALMVGDSIYDIISGRDAGSKTCGVLYSFMKDEILKMDADYYIEGLMEILDII; from the coding sequence ATGATAAAAGCAGTTTTATTTGATTTAGATGGAACATTAATTAATACAAATGAGTTAATAATAGAGTCATTTGAACATACTTTTGAGATTTTGAAAAATGAATATCCTAATAGAGATGAAATTATTTCATGGTTTGGAGAGCCTCTGTTTGTAACTATGGGTAAATTCTTTGATGATGTTGATGAAGCTATTGATGTGTATAGAGAATTTAATCTTAAGTATCATGATGAAAGAATTTCTCTATATGACAACACAAAAGAGGTGCTTAATGCATTAAATAAAAAAGGATATAAAGTTGCTATTGTAACTTCTAAGAATAAAAGTACTGCTATAAGGGCTCTAGAACTTTTAGGAATTAAAGATTATTTTGATGTAATAGTTACAAGTGATGATGTTCAAAATCATAAACCTCACAAGGAGCCGGTTTTAAGTGCATGTGATCTTTTATCTATATCTCCTAATGAAGCACTTATGGTTGGAGATTCAATTTATGATATTATAAGTGGACGTGATGCTGGTAGTAAGACTTGTGGTGTTTTATATAGTTTCATGAAGGATGAAATCCTAAAGATGGATGCGGATTATTACATAGAGGGTTTAATGGAAATTTTGGACATTATATAA
- a CDS encoding methyl-accepting chemotaxis protein, producing the protein MLIVIICSIFIYFRIIIGTSDKIFINYYKNILQSLSYDLDSNTYKNFIENPIKTSESYKGLFQYLNTYSTNLNIKNIYISKIDEKTGKELLLIHGSDESLPIGDPIITKLGTKSFRLKRVVCEKVIHNNQNTYSFYSPILDSTGKSIGLLAFKIPTHTLSYRNGFKILSNIFFIILCSVFFIALYIYISTVALWNILKPIYIIKNQVVALSNKILSINKNISFSGYEFNCIQQLLVKSIDIIKKFILNLIIYLEYIKFSIAKTKVNSIEIIHKIKSTNSTITNVSKSTEDVNLKVHILKDEIKNFADNILEIRNEIKETLDSNILATNICQNNNNLLNIFLMEISTLIKKFKIEQIECKKLKFLSDKINKILSDILNITNETKLLSLNASIVAISAGEHGKSFGVIAKEIGELSQNIIKSTSYIQQTLVKISDTINSLNKESIEIFETFKVHSENSKIFISNLSEMYTSVKDITNFLKNISFFTDKISNKNNTLIDSITSLSSSSSYNLNSIKQIENLITKINDNALTFKNSFESLNNTISQIKSDLNEFKL; encoded by the coding sequence ATGTTGATCGTAATTATATGTTCAATATTCATATACTTCAGAATCATTATAGGAACATCAGATAAAATATTTATAAATTATTACAAAAATATCCTCCAGTCACTTAGCTATGATTTGGATTCAAATACATACAAAAATTTTATAGAAAATCCTATTAAAACATCAGAAAGCTACAAAGGGCTCTTTCAATATTTAAACACCTACTCAACCAATTTAAACATAAAAAATATTTATATATCAAAAATAGATGAAAAAACAGGTAAAGAGCTTCTTCTTATACATGGATCAGATGAATCTTTACCAATTGGTGACCCCATAATTACAAAATTAGGAACTAAATCTTTTAGATTAAAAAGAGTCGTATGTGAAAAGGTTATACATAATAATCAAAATACCTATAGTTTCTACTCACCTATATTAGATAGCACAGGGAAATCTATAGGACTGCTTGCTTTTAAAATACCCACACATACCTTAAGTTACCGTAACGGATTTAAAATTTTAAGTAATATCTTTTTTATAATTTTATGTAGTGTGTTTTTCATAGCTCTCTACATTTATATATCAACTGTAGCACTTTGGAATATATTAAAACCTATTTATATTATCAAAAATCAGGTAGTGGCCTTATCAAATAAAATTCTATCAATAAACAAAAATATCTCATTCTCAGGATATGAATTTAACTGCATACAACAATTACTTGTCAAAAGTATTGACATTATCAAAAAATTCATACTGAATCTCATAATTTATCTTGAATATATAAAATTTTCTATTGCCAAGACAAAAGTAAATTCTATTGAAATTATACACAAAATCAAATCAACAAACTCAACTATAACAAATGTTTCTAAATCAACTGAAGACGTAAATTTAAAAGTCCATATTTTAAAAGATGAAATTAAAAATTTTGCTGATAACATTCTTGAAATTAGAAATGAAATTAAAGAAACCCTAGACTCAAACATATTAGCAACAAACATATGCCAAAATAATAATAACCTACTTAATATATTCCTTATGGAAATTTCAACCCTCATTAAAAAATTTAAAATAGAACAAATTGAGTGTAAGAAACTAAAATTCTTATCAGATAAAATAAACAAAATACTATCTGATATCTTAAACATAACTAATGAAACAAAATTACTCTCTTTAAATGCATCAATTGTTGCAATCTCTGCAGGAGAGCATGGTAAAAGTTTTGGTGTAATCGCGAAAGAAATCGGAGAACTATCCCAAAATATCATAAAATCAACTAGTTATATACAACAAACACTAGTAAAGATTAGTGATACTATAAATTCACTAAATAAAGAATCAATAGAAATTTTTGAAACATTCAAAGTTCATTCTGAAAATTCAAAAATTTTTATATCAAATTTATCTGAAATGTACACATCAGTAAAAGATATCACTAACTTCTTAAAAAACATTTCTTTCTTTACAGATAAAATTAGCAACAAAAACAACACACTCATTGACAGTATAACAAGCTTAAGTTCAAGCTCATCATATAATCTAAATTCTATAAAACAAATAGAAAATTTAATTACAAAAATAAATGATAATGCACTAACTTTTAAAAATAGCTTTGAATCTTTAAATAATACTATAAGTCAAATAAAATCTGATCTCAATGAATTTAAATTATAA
- a CDS encoding methyl-accepting chemotaxis protein — MKQSISKNNFSFKNPILKLNSIKIKILLVNLLSALALFLFFTNSSLYLVKASSNKSMETFGETLLRNYIESFNINYYIEFLKNPVTTNPNYDKCLQSITNFKNMVGALFVHIVALDNSNREIILIDSSEGELYLPPGYVLRDKPYEIVYNTYKRGKFIRAQYTNNSWGEYLSFYYPLKNDTGKTIGVIGMDLDINSLNSIQMTTKNEIISFISRFLILLYSLALFILLIFIIKLSIPIRNIEIFLDKISQGNLSENFNYSSKSDEFSSIQNIFINMIENTKNILKSIISTSKQIDSTFINVETKKTDIISKISNINDLTYTISKSNEKILLNTNNVKNEIFSFNLLITKMTKEIFDTKEISKNTQNICINNTEKIKSFILEIEPLIGKFESFRSKTTILNELSSEIKQILKEIHDIANQTKLLSLNASIVAASAGEHGDGFAVVSQEIGELSYKSSQSVSTIQDTLATIIKTISFINTDTIATSSILKEQALKSSIFSKNLSSINEIIGKMSSSFESISERSSELSKKNDLMLSSIKYITDESKSNNYSLKSISKSTKQLSDTSEYFKIELKKINRYIKNIKNSYKVFKIKKEE; from the coding sequence ATGAAGCAATCAATATCAAAAAACAATTTTTCATTTAAAAACCCAATACTAAAACTTAATTCTATAAAAATCAAAATCTTACTTGTAAATTTATTATCAGCTCTTGCATTGTTTCTGTTTTTTACAAATTCTTCTCTATATCTTGTAAAAGCATCATCAAATAAATCTATGGAAACATTTGGAGAAACACTGTTAAGAAATTACATTGAATCATTTAACATAAATTACTATATTGAATTTCTAAAAAACCCTGTTACAACAAATCCTAATTATGATAAATGTCTACAATCAATAACTAACTTTAAAAATATGGTGGGTGCTCTCTTTGTTCATATAGTCGCGTTAGACAATTCAAATAGAGAAATCATACTTATTGACTCAAGCGAAGGAGAGCTTTATTTGCCTCCTGGATATGTTCTTAGAGATAAACCATATGAAATTGTTTATAACACCTACAAACGCGGAAAATTTATTCGTGCTCAATATACAAATAACTCTTGGGGAGAATATTTATCATTTTATTATCCACTAAAAAATGATACTGGTAAAACTATTGGAGTTATAGGAATGGATTTAGATATCAACTCCTTAAATTCAATTCAAATGACAACTAAAAATGAAATTATATCTTTTATATCTAGATTTTTAATATTGTTATACTCATTGGCATTATTTATATTATTGATTTTTATCATAAAACTATCAATCCCTATAAGAAATATTGAAATATTCTTAGATAAAATATCTCAAGGTAATCTATCTGAAAATTTCAATTACTCAAGTAAATCAGATGAATTTTCATCAATACAAAATATTTTTATAAACATGATTGAAAATACTAAAAATATACTAAAATCCATAATATCAACATCTAAACAAATTGATTCAACCTTTATAAATGTTGAAACAAAAAAAACGGATATTATATCCAAAATTTCAAATATCAATGACCTAACTTATACGATTTCTAAATCAAATGAAAAGATACTTTTAAATACAAACAATGTTAAAAATGAAATTTTCTCTTTCAACTTATTAATAACTAAAATGACAAAGGAGATATTTGATACAAAAGAAATCAGCAAAAATACACAAAATATTTGTATAAACAATACCGAAAAAATTAAATCGTTTATACTAGAGATCGAACCTCTTATTGGTAAGTTTGAGAGCTTTAGATCAAAAACTACAATTTTAAATGAACTTTCAAGTGAAATAAAACAAATACTAAAAGAAATTCATGATATTGCAAACCAAACTAAACTCCTCTCACTAAACGCATCAATTGTTGCTGCATCAGCAGGAGAGCATGGAGATGGATTTGCTGTAGTATCTCAAGAAATTGGAGAACTATCTTATAAAAGCAGTCAGTCAGTATCAACCATACAAGACACTTTAGCTACTATAATTAAAACAATATCATTTATAAACACAGATACAATAGCAACATCATCAATACTTAAAGAGCAGGCTCTAAAATCTTCAATATTCTCTAAGAATCTTTCATCAATAAATGAGATTATCGGAAAAATGTCATCATCATTTGAAAGTATCTCTGAAAGATCTAGCGAATTATCAAAGAAAAATGATCTAATGCTATCATCGATAAAATATATAACTGATGAATCAAAATCCAATAACTATTCATTAAAATCAATATCAAAGTCAACTAAACAACTTTCTGATACATCAGAATACTTCAAAATAGAACTTAAAAAGATCAATAGATATATAAAAAATATCAAAAACTCATACAAAGTATTTAAAATCAAAAAAGAAGAGTAG
- a CDS encoding sodium ion-translocating decarboxylase subunit beta, whose product MDINFLDMIYDLYSVSGIRFLIDNPKNLIMILISLVFMYLAIFKKYEPYLLLPIAFGMFLVNFPVPFGEGLMDEGGLLYSLYQGVKLGVFPPLIFMAIGASIDFGPLIASPKNFLLGAAAQIGIFVAFLIAVYLGFNGSEAASIGIIGGADGPTAIYLTSKLASHQLGSIAIAAYSYMALIPVIQPPIIKLFTTKKERSIKMVQLREVSKTEKILFPIVVTALTVLIIPSSITLIGMLMFGNLIKESGVVPQLVENVKNALLYIVTVFIGITVGATATAQSFLQFSTIKIIVLGLIAFIFGTAFGVIFGKIMCVITKGKVNPMIGAAGVSAVPMAARVVHKMGLEEDPSNFLLMHAMGPNVAGVIGSAVAAGVLLSIFG is encoded by the coding sequence TTGGATATTAATTTTTTAGATATGATATATGATCTTTATAGTGTTTCAGGAATTAGATTTTTAATAGATAATCCTAAGAATTTGATAATGATATTGATTTCGTTGGTGTTCATGTATCTTGCTATATTTAAAAAGTACGAACCATACCTTCTTTTACCTATTGCTTTTGGGATGTTTTTGGTTAATTTTCCAGTTCCTTTTGGGGAGGGTCTTATGGATGAAGGAGGACTTTTATATAGTTTATATCAAGGTGTTAAGTTAGGAGTATTTCCCCCTCTTATATTTATGGCTATTGGAGCATCTATTGATTTTGGGCCACTAATAGCGAGTCCAAAGAATTTTTTATTAGGAGCAGCAGCACAAATAGGAATTTTTGTTGCGTTTTTGATTGCTGTTTATTTAGGTTTTAATGGAAGTGAGGCAGCATCTATTGGAATTATTGGTGGAGCTGATGGTCCAACTGCAATATATTTGACAAGCAAGCTTGCATCACATCAATTAGGATCAATTGCAATTGCAGCGTACTCTTATATGGCACTTATACCTGTTATTCAACCGCCTATAATAAAATTATTTACAACTAAAAAAGAACGTAGTATAAAAATGGTTCAATTAAGAGAAGTTTCAAAGACAGAAAAAATATTATTTCCTATTGTTGTAACGGCATTAACGGTATTAATTATACCGAGTTCTATAACATTGATCGGTATGCTTATGTTTGGTAATCTAATAAAAGAAAGTGGAGTTGTTCCTCAATTGGTTGAGAATGTTAAGAATGCTTTGTTGTATATAGTTACAGTTTTTATAGGAATAACTGTTGGAGCTACTGCAACAGCTCAAAGTTTTTTGCAATTTAGTACTATTAAGATAATAGTTTTGGGACTTATAGCGTTTATATTTGGTACGGCTTTTGGTGTTATATTTGGTAAAATAATGTGTGTTATAACTAAAGGTAAGGTTAATCCTATGATTGGAGCTGCTGGAGTTAGTGCTGTTCCAATGGCAGCAAGAGTTGTTCATAAAATGGGATTGGAAGAAGATCCATCAAATTTTTTACTTATGCATGCAATGGGTCCCAATGTTGCTGGTGTTATAGGTTCAGCTGTGGCAGCTGGAGTATTGCTATCTATATTTGGTTAA
- a CDS encoding biotin/lipoyl-containing protein — translation MKVYRIKVNGKVYEVEVELVENKDGNLTETPNKESHVPNVIERDKSEGNGENVKAPMQGSILSIKVSKGDRVLKGDTLLVLEAMKMENEILAPVSGMVSDIFVSEGKSVNNEDVLLVIS, via the coding sequence ATGAAGGTTTATAGAATAAAAGTTAATGGTAAGGTTTATGAGGTAGAGGTTGAATTGGTTGAGAATAAAGATGGAAATTTGACAGAAACACCAAATAAAGAAAGCCATGTTCCGAATGTTATAGAAAGGGATAAATCTGAAGGCAATGGTGAAAATGTTAAGGCACCTATGCAAGGAAGTATTTTGTCAATAAAAGTATCTAAAGGCGATAGGGTTTTAAAGGGAGATACATTGCTTGTTCTTGAAGCTATGAAGATGGAAAATGAAATACTTGCTCCAGTTTCGGGTATGGTTAGTGATATATTTGTATCTGAAGGTAAAAGTGTAAATAATGAAGATGTGTTGCTAGTTATAAGTTAG